catactttcatttttttaaatttatagtacAAATTATTAAACTCAAAACAAGTTATAGTCTTAATATTGTTCGAAGAACGCAAACTCAAGTATTGACTAGACTTATATGCTAAATTGAtcaaacttaaaacaaaaaatcaatattttttaccaAGACTAAACCAAATTTGgattttgtgttgatttttcgttgtatttttaaaatacgcCGATAAATgcttgtattttaaaatatattaaagatttttttaatatattaacatcattgtatttttaatactgacaacaaaaataactaaaaaaaaaagtccgAGTAGAATACAATTTCTTTGCACCTAGATATTGCTATCAAGATTCCAATAAACCAAGATTCCACGTAACATATTCTCCtactactatatatatatatatatatatatatatatatatatatatttcatcaaattttaaaataaaatttaaataaaattaagaaaaaatataaattaaattaaatataaattataatttaatttttataaaatttaatctaataaaatataaattaattttatttttttaaataaatataaataaaaattaaaatattcattattcatgaataataaatacccttatattaattatttattacataatttatccttaaatacatatatatacacagGTGTTTTTATCATCCACAATAATTGAACCATGGAAAAAGATATCATTTTAGATAAAGCACATCTACAAATCATACTTTCTCCTTGAACGGCGTCACTTTATTTGGATAAAGCGCATCTAGAAAGCATACTTTCTCCTTGAACGGcgtcaatttttttatgtgaataataaaaaaatctaaatgagTTTGTCAATTGTGAACAACCTGGTCGGGTCATATCTATATGGTTAATATcatcttttacattttaaataattaaggtttaatactgcttttggtccctagtatgggaaggtttgttcaatatggtcctatttttatttttccataacaattgatcccattttttgaaaaaattgttcaattgagtcctttttgttcatagtgaccccatattcaagtttaaattgtttattatagttaaaataatatttggatagagatgaatgcatgaaagaacttattgacctAGTAACCAGCACCATTAGAAAATTGACTAAAAAgataggaccatattgaacaaaaccttccaaactagggaccaaaagcgatATTAAGCCAATAATTAAATTAGTGACGACTATATtgtcttaattttaaataatttacactCGGTTCAAATCTTAAGAGGTCTATTATACCTACCAATACCTAAGGGACGAGTTAGAAACTTTTATAATTCTTACATAATTGGGATTAATGTATGATAAATTGATATGGAGTGAAAAAAGGttattgtgattattattaaatttagcctgttaaaaaacaaataagtttaatataaGGAAAAATACACACAAGTTTTGTTTGAGAATATATTATCAACGCTATCCTTAGCAATCACTCAATAAATGATACAGGGACTTCGATTATGAATATATATGTGAATGAATTGATATGTTCATAAATATTCAAAGGTTAATTAGCACTTGGGTCAATGTCAGGTTAAAATGGTATAAATTTAAGATGTGACATCATTGAATTCTCCTTTATCATAAAAGTAAACGAAAATTTTCCATGGAAGGAAAGTCTACAAAAATCTTTATGCTTTTTGTATATATACTTCTACAAGTTTTGAGCATAGACCAGTGTGTGTAAAGGAAGGAAAAATAGTGATCTGATTATGAAGGAAGTAATTGTAACACTAACTTTAATAAAAGGACCATATTTGCAGTCAGGCCCATGTTGATTTAGGCCCAAAAACAAGTAAGCTCTAACTCCCGctcaaattcaaaaacaaaagcgAGGATTGAGATTCAGTTCAGAATTCATCCACACACGTATTTCACATTCGTATTCGCCTCATCTTCGCCATGGCCGTTAGAGAGGAGAAAGTCATGGAGGAGAACGGCACAGAGGAAGCGAAGCGATTGATGCTGAAAATTGCGGCCATTCTCGATGAGGCTCGAACATCATACGCCACCCACAACCGAAAGCTCAAGGAACTGTCACTCCTCCGATCCAAATCCTCTTCTTCGGTCTTCTTTTCCGCCTTCTCCAGAACCCTAACTCCTCTCTTTGATTTCCAGAGGCGCCTTGCCTCTGTTGAACGCGTCGTCTCCTTCGTTTCTGCCCTCGCCGCCTCCGCCTCCGACGAGTTCCTCGATTGCTTCCTCAAGTTCCTCCTAGCTGCCGCTACAGCATCCAACAAAACAGCCAGATTCCGAGCCTGCCAGATCGTCTCCGAGGTAACTAATTCTCACAATTTCCAAGCACTATTTAATCTCTGAGTTTTCTGCACATTactgaattttatttatattagtcaCTGAAGGGACAGTTTTATGAAGTCTGATACTGAGGTGAAAAATGCTTACAATTTCAAGGTTTAGGATTGCACGGAAGATTGTTGAAATTAGAGCTAATATCTCggattttgttgaattttagaTAATATTGCGGCTTCCAGATGACGCAGAAGTGAGCAATGAGATATGGGATGAGGTGATTGAGTGGATGATGGTGAGGGTACGAGACAAGATCCCCGTGGTGCGTACTTTTGCTGTTAGAGCGCTTTCACGTTTTGTGAACGACTCTGTGAATAGTGACATCCTTGATTTGTACCTCGAGGTGCTCCCTTTGGAACAGAATGCAGTGAGTGTTACAATCAGATCACgtctatttctttttgtttcctACTTCGGTTTGGATCAATTGTGTGGTTTCGTGTTCAGGATTTTAGTAGGTTTATATTATATCAGGTGCAATTTCTACTGATGCTTTTGGACAAAAGCATCATATTCTGTTGTCATTAATTAGCATGGCTTTCCATTATACTGTAACTGCTCTACGGCCATACCATTATCTCAGAGCCTGCACCTTATGGTTATTTGGgtacacaattttttatttttctattacttCATTGGTTTGACTACATGAGATATATATCTTATGATTTTGACTAAAATCATATTGTTTTAGTCCACATTTACTTTcctttttaatctaattatggAGTTTCGGATCTTTTGTATTgtcttttaatgaaaaatatctgTACTAGACATTTAGGATTGCTGGTGTGTGTACGCAGAGACGTATTACTtccattattaattttgtaatggTGTGCAGGATGTTCGGAAGATGATTGTGTTATCTTTGCCACCTTCTACTGCAACCTCTCAAGTTATCATCGATTGTACCTTGGATGTGAGTGAATCTGTACGCAAAGCAGCATACTGTGTTCTAGCCAATAAATTTCCTCTTCAAAGCTTAAGGTCAGTTGTCCGtatgtttcttttatcatttttctactTGCAATTTTCTGAAACACCCTTGTTAATATTTTCCCCTTTCGTTGCCTGTTTCTGTAGCATTAAACTCAGGACATTAATTCTTCGGAGAGGACTTGCTGATCGATCTCTAGCTGTCTCAAAGGAATGTTTTAAACTATTGAAAGATGAATGGCTTACGAAGTCTTGTAATGGTGATCCTGTAGAACTTTTGAAGTATCTTGATGTTGAAACCTATGAATCTGTTAGTGAGTCTGTGATGGAGGAACTTCTTAAAGCTGGTTTAGTAAAACTACAAAATGGGGCAAGTATCCAGCAGTACATATCGTCAAATGGTGACAGGACAGAAGGTTAGTATGCGCTTGCAGTTTGAACGGTTTCCTATTTGTTTTACGTTTGAGTGTTGGTAAATGTTGATGATTGTTAGCATGTTTTGTTCAATGGTAAGTGGATCAATCGTATAATAGCAAATTGTAAGTAATTATCCTTTTCCTAAACTCCTAAAGGACTTGTGTACTATACGACAATGATTAGAATCGATAACTAATTGAGATAAAAGAATACTTATATGAATTAGATTGATgtttaatgaattaaaagtatccaaaaataaataaaacttattttggAACTTTATCAAACACTTAGAGGATAGAATAgattgaaaataatatgataGATTAGAGTTAGGTTTAGATTTCACAAAATCCTATTCTTATGTTACTCAACTTCCTTCCAATTTTGTGCTAAATTCAATTCACAAGTTTGCTCAAACTCTAATTCCTTAGGAGAATAGACTTAGGTTTccttattcaaaattaatttcttcaacACATAATAAACAAACTTGTCTTCACAACAACAATGATTTGAGACAACTAATTAGTAAAACCTAAATACAAgctttattacatattttgctTTGAttctagattaaaaaaaaaaatttactataTCCAATGATTAAATATCAAGCAATGATTAAGCCACAACAAATGTTAAACATAGAAGCAACGTACTAACATTGAATGGAAATACATGCATACCATTTATACGAGAGTTTAGTTATGAGTTCAGGTCTCCATTGTCACCAAAATGAAAAGATGAATTGTGGAAAAAGATGGTCATCCAAGGAGGAGTTCTCCAAGGAAACCTAATGGCCCAAAAAACCTTCAAAACTTGTTCCACACTTccagaaaaaaacaaaaagaccGCTTTTCTTATGAAGAATTAAGGATAAATAAGCCAAAGGTGCCATGCTAGCAAAAGAAGCGCCCAATGCCACATGTTACACCGTGGGTGCATGCACTTAGACGGAAGAAACTAGCTCCTTGTCGAACCGGCGCTTAGCGCGCATCACGCTATGATGGACGCATATACTCCGATGCAAGCAGCGTTTGGAAGTCCCAAATTTGATCCACTGTCTACACTTCTTTAGATTTCAATCTTGTTTCGCTTTACGCAAGTGTTTCTTGTTTAATTATTACACAAAATAACGGAAATTAGTAATGTAATTATATCATAGTAACTAATATTCAATTACTTCCAAACAGAGATCCAAATGAggattaagttaaaaaataaacaaaaaagttgattttgtaAATGTAAAATGACTAATAGAAAGatgaaaattaacattattaatgatatatgtttgtatgatgTTAGAagtttaactaattttatatattcGACTTCTTAATATTTCTCAAGACCGGGCttaaaaagcaaacaaaaagaTTTCTAGGATTTTACTTCGTCGCTGTGTTCCTTCAGTCTTAGTTTAACAACTTAACCTATTTTATTCCCTCCAGAAAATTGGTTTCTTTATTGATATACTGATTCTGTTGtgtcatttttttgttttccattttagtTGTAGGAGATACGATTGATTGCCCACCATGCATTCAGCTGATGGAAGCAGAGGCTGCTCTTTATTGGAGGACTGTTTGCAAGCACTTACAGTCAGAAGCGCACGTGAGTAAAAtcctattttcatatttatttatctctATAAGTGCAATCCCGGAAAAAGAGTGTATCCtgttttttctcacttttttcaCTATGGAAGTGTCTGAATGAATGCAAGAATTAGAGCAAAACGGACATAAGATTTCAAATCAACACTATTATGTTACCAGTATTAAGCAACGTAGGCTGGCGTTAATAATTTCTGCAAAATACAGTTTATCTGGAttatttgttttcctttcaaTGTGTATATTTCCACCTCCTCAAGATCTTTATCAGTCCGTATCAGGGTATGCTTTCCGTGAATTTCAGGCAGTGTTTCTTATTTCTCAAAAGAGAAAAGGATCAAGTTTCCATATCTAGTATGGATAAAGGTCTCTACATTTAGAACTCTGCCGGCACATACATGCATATCTTACTGGTAGAAAGAATATGCCATTAAGAATGCTTTTCTTATCAAAATTCCGATCTACTAATTTCATCATGCGTTTGTATTTTACCTCTTGGAAACTAATTTGCAATTATTAGGGTTTCGTTCTTTCTTTTTATACCACTAAGGATTATAATTTTACCCAAACAGGCAAAAGGTTCTGATGCTGCAGCAACAATGGGCACTGAAGCAGAAGTATATGCGGCAGAAGCATCAGATAAAAATGACCTTCTAGAAAAAATTCTTCCAGCAACAGTTAAtgaatatattgaattgatCAGAGCTCATGCAAATGCCGGTGAGCATATGTTTACATGGATAACTCTTATACACGCCAAAACCGTTTATATATACTTAAGCGGACTAATTGACTATTTTCAGGATCAAACCATCGGTTTGCGACTCGGCAGCTGCTCTTGCTTGGTGCGATGTTTGATTTTTCAGATGCTACAAATAGAAAGGCTGCTGGTGCATTTCTGCATGAGCTTATGTGCAAGTGTCCTGAGCATGAGGAGGACGATGAAGGGCATATAGTTGTTCTTGGAGATGGGTTAAGTTTTGGTGGAGACGTTGATTGGGCCGAAGCTGTAGCCAGCTTCGCAAGGAAAGTCCATGCTGCTGCTGGTGAATTTGAAGAAGTTGTTCTTGCAATCATTGAAGAGCTTGCCCAACCTTGCAAGGAGAGAACAGCAAATCATGTGCAGTGGATGCACAGCCTCACTCTAACCGGTCTTTTGCTAAAAAATGCAAAATCACTGCGAATACTTCAGGGCAAGGCCATTACACCAGATGAGCTACTCCAAACCTTACTACTTCCTGGGGTAAAAATTGCTGCGTCTCTCCCTATTGTTTTCGCGTTTAGCTAACTTTAATCGTGTATTAATCAATCTTAGCAAATTTATTTTGGCAGGAATCTATTCTTGcacatctatttttttttaagaacctCACCAATCTATAGCAATATTTAAAATGGGgcgaaaatttagaaaaatgtgATTTATAGCTATGTAAtgaatttattatcattaatctATCCAGTCTTGAATAGTTATTGAGTGTCTCATTTATTGATGTAATTCCTTCGttgtgataataataataataataatactaaaagtTGACAAAATGATGATACATAGACCAATACTTTTTCGTTTTGACTCAATATAGGCTAATACATAGATATACCACGCTATGCCTTTTGCTATTTAGACCACTCAATATAGGCTAATACATATTTGACTCAATGAATTTACTGATACATGCTTGAGGTCACTGACTGCTAATTGTTTTTCGGCGTGGAAAATGAAATGCGCAGGCGAAACAAGCTCACTTGGACGTGCAAAGGATTGCAGTCAGATGCCTTGGTCTTTATGGCCTTCTAGAAAGGAAACCAAGTGCAGAACTTTTGAAACAGTTGAGGATTTCATATATTAAGGGGCCGCATTCAATCAGTATAGAAGCTTGTAGAGCATTAATTGATCTTGTAATGTGGCATGGACCTGAAGAAGTTGACAAGATGTTAAAGCTCAATATTCCATGCCAAATAAACAGTGAGAAGTCGACCTTTTGTCCTGTGAACTTTTCTGATTCAGAAGGGGATTTAGATATTGAGACGCTTGACATCTTATATGGAGGCTTTGAAAATGGTGAGTGGGCGAGTCCTTTACCTAGCAACGAAGAAGAATGCGTGCATGCTATACTTGGAGAGGGATTTGCGAAGATTCTTCTCCTAAGTGACAACTATCCAAGTTTACCGATCTCTTTGCATCCTGTTATTTTATCAAAGCTCATTTACTTGTATTTCAGTGACGTGTCGGAACACTTGCACAGGTGAGATCTGTTCATTTCCTCTTCCTCCATGTTTGAACTATTCTTTCTCTGCACTAGCAGCACATGAGATTTAATTTATCTCTTGTCGACCAGGTTGAAGCAGTGTCTATCTGTTTTCTTTGAGCTTTACCCATGTCTCTCCGCCAATCATAAAGCAAGTGCTTCTGACATCATATTTTCTGTGTATTACATTCTCTAacattcttagttttttttttttttttcacattatttgAACTTAAATGTCAGTTAACGccttaattgttttatttccaAAAATACAGAGGTGCATAGCGAAGAGTTTCATGCCAGTAATGCGTTCAATGTGGCCAGGAATTTTGGGCAATTATGCTGGTTCTAATTTTGCGGTGTCTCAGATGCGTAAGCGTGCTGTTCAAGCTTCTCGTTTTATGCTTCAGATGGTGCAGATTCCCTTGTACGTTAAAGAGGCTCAACCTGACTGTGAAAGTACTACCACGGAACAGCCACAAGTCACAGATAAATCTGCAGAAGTTCCATTTGATTGTGGTGAGGAGGGGCTTGCACTACGCATAGCCGTAGAGGTAGTCACCCACAACTTTGAAGTTATTTAATTGTACGCTAATGCTTGATTTTTTGTTCACCTCGCAATTGGCACAATATACTAAGGTTTCACCTTACTATGATTCGACAATGCAGTACTGGTTATTCTGATTAATTTGCTATTTTCTGAATTTGATGCATAAACTACATTTCATAAGCATTCATTGTATGCAAACGTCAGtggacaaaattaaattaatgagcATTATTCAAATCTATTACTGAAGTTATTTGTAGTGTTGCAGGAAAAATTCACTAAATTGTTATGATAGGCATGGATTTTATATCAGACGGTCaacaattgaatgaaaatattgcATGATTCAAATTTAATGAAAGATTGTTTTGTCTTTTCACTTCTTACCCTGTGTTTTCTTAAGGTGACGAGCTTTTCATCGAAGAAGACAGCTGCTGAGAAGGCTTACGTGTCCGCTTTATGTAGAATACTTGTTTTGCTTCATTTTCGGATATCAGAACAAGGGCCAATAAAATGTATGAGGAAACTTTTACATCACGTGGTTGAGTGTGTATCTTCAGAGAAAGACCCACTTAAAGAATTGAAACGCATGTCTGAGCGTCTCAGGACAGTTGATAGCCTCCCAGATAAGGAATTATTGCAAGATGACGTTAATCTTATTTTGggtatttctttaattttctcttctgaTATGTTTAAAAGGAATTCAGTATTTGGAAGTGATTGttaatcttaattttgttataCACTCAGCATTCATTTGCCTATGGTATATCTTTTCAAACAATGGCTTTGGTGCTTGTGCATTGTTGTTTTACTGTTGTTTGGATTCCATTTCAAAACCTTTTATTACTGCTAATCTATTTCTTCTCCCACCTTATTGAAGGGAAATTAGAACTTGACTGTGACCTGGATTTGGATGGCCCTGTTTCAATGCCACAAACACCAGCTGCACCCCTGACTAGGCCAGCACGTTCCAGGAGAAGGGTGAGGATTGAGGAAGAAAGTTCTGACGAAGAATTACCTTCCGTGGTTCCAACCACCCATCATACTGTAAAAATTCGCTCAGAGAGAGCAAGCAAAACCGCAGCAATTAACAAAATGTCTTCTGCTTGTAGATCGCTCAAGATTGACGACATGAATGAACAAGTGGAAGAAGACTCTGATGTGACATCTGACGATTCTGATGCATCCGATTAGTACTGTCAATATGTACCTGACGTGATACATCTAATAGTCCTGACTTTGTTAACATCATGTTGTTtgtattgtttttgttgtttgaatACTTAGGTTGCAGGTTCTGTACAGAAGAGTGCATCGTTAGTTTAGCTTGCATTTAATTGTAAGTCACAGTACATAACAGTAGTACTAGTATCCCAACGAATTGGAGTGAATGAAGCTCTTGTGTTTAGGAATTACTTCGTTGCCTTTCTTTTATGTCATTGTTGTATGATATGAAATATTGTTGGTAGTTTCAAGCGATTGCTTACGTACTGGTGTACAAATTATTTGAAGCTTGATTTCTATGCTTTCTATATTtta
The sequence above is drawn from the Vigna radiata var. radiata cultivar VC1973A chromosome 3, Vradiata_ver6, whole genome shotgun sequence genome and encodes:
- the LOC106757924 gene encoding condensin complex subunit 3, translated to MAVREEKVMEENGTEEAKRLMLKIAAILDEARTSYATHNRKLKELSLLRSKSSSSVFFSAFSRTLTPLFDFQRRLASVERVVSFVSALAASASDEFLDCFLKFLLAAATASNKTARFRACQIVSEIILRLPDDAEVSNEIWDEVIEWMMVRVRDKIPVVRTFAVRALSRFVNDSVNSDILDLYLEVLPLEQNADVRKMIVLSLPPSTATSQVIIDCTLDVSESVRKAAYCVLANKFPLQSLSIKLRTLILRRGLADRSLAVSKECFKLLKDEWLTKSCNGDPVELLKYLDVETYESVSESVMEELLKAGLVKLQNGASIQQYISSNGDRTEVVGDTIDCPPCIQLMEAEAALYWRTVCKHLQSEAHAKGSDAAATMGTEAEVYAAEASDKNDLLEKILPATVNEYIELIRAHANAGSNHRFATRQLLLLGAMFDFSDATNRKAAGAFLHELMCKCPEHEEDDEGHIVVLGDGLSFGGDVDWAEAVASFARKVHAAAGEFEEVVLAIIEELAQPCKERTANHVQWMHSLTLTGLLLKNAKSLRILQGKAITPDELLQTLLLPGAKQAHLDVQRIAVRCLGLYGLLERKPSAELLKQLRISYIKGPHSISIEACRALIDLVMWHGPEEVDKMLKLNIPCQINSEKSTFCPVNFSDSEGDLDIETLDILYGGFENGEWASPLPSNEEECVHAILGEGFAKILLLSDNYPSLPISLHPVILSKLIYLYFSDVSEHLHRLKQCLSVFFELYPCLSANHKRCIAKSFMPVMRSMWPGILGNYAGSNFAVSQMRKRAVQASRFMLQMVQIPLYVKEAQPDCESTTTEQPQVTDKSAEVPFDCGEEGLALRIAVEVTSFSSKKTAAEKAYVSALCRILVLLHFRISEQGPIKCMRKLLHHVVECVSSEKDPLKELKRMSERLRTVDSLPDKELLQDDVNLILGKLELDCDLDLDGPVSMPQTPAAPLTRPARSRRRVRIEEESSDEELPSVVPTTHHTVKIRSERASKTAAINKMSSACRSLKIDDMNEQVEEDSDVTSDDSDASD